Proteins from a single region of Antechinus flavipes isolate AdamAnt ecotype Samford, QLD, Australia chromosome 2, AdamAnt_v2, whole genome shotgun sequence:
- the JPH4 gene encoding junctophilin-4, whose translation MSPGGKFDFDDGGCYVGGWEAGRAHGYGVCTGPGAQGEYSGCWAHGFESLGVFTGPGGHSYQGHWQQGKRDGLGVEQKSRWTYRGEWLGGLKGPAGVWESASGLRYAGLWKDGFQDGYGTETYSDGGTYQGQWQAGKRHGYGVRQSVPFQQAALLRSPRRTSLDSGHSDPPTPPIPLPLPGDEGGSPASGSRGGFVLAGPGDPDAASSRKRTPVTGGFFRRSLLLSGLRAGGRRSSLGSKRGSLRSEVSSEVGSTGPPGSEASEPPAPVPPALIEGSATEVYAGEWRADRRSGYGVSQRSNGLRYEGEWLGNRRHGYGRTTRPDGSREEGKYKRNRLVRGGRVRSLLPLALRRGKVKEKVDRAVEGAHRAVSVARQRQEIAAARAADALLKAVAASNTAEKAVEAARMAKLMAQDLQPMLDAPGRRPRQDSEGTDTELPDCDSPGVYENGLTPSEGTPESPSSPVSPCQTWRHPTHRSPLPPRDDGGHLSGPKSWPEEWGGPSGPGEELAGYEAEDEAGVQGLGVCNGSPLLGGSSDSSGSLREEEGEDEESLPHSEPPLDPGLEPTVTPILRGTSGRTLEAENPTEAPEEPGATEEPAQRGAANPLVVGAVALLDLSLAFLFSQLLT comes from the exons ATGTCCCCCGGGGGCAAGTTCGACTTTGATGATGGCGGCTGCTATGTGGGGGGCTGGGAGGCTGGGCGAGCACATGGCTACGGCGTGTGCACGGGGCCCGGGGCCCAGGGAGAGTACAGTGGATGCTGGGCCCACGGCTTCGAGTCCCTGGGCGTCTTCACCGGGCCCGGTGGGCACAGCTACCAAGGCCACTGGCAGCAGGGAAAGCGCGACGGGCTGGGCGTGGAGCAGAAGAGCCGCTGGACCTATCGCGGCGAGTGGCTGGGTGGGCTGAAGGGGCCCGCTGGCGTGTGGGAGAGCGCCTCGGGACTGCGCTACGCCGGGCTCTGGAAGGACGGTTTCCAGGACGGCTACGGCACCGAGACCTACTCGGACGGAG GGACCTATCAGGGCCAGTGGCAGGCTGGCAAGCGCCATGGCTACGGGGTTCGCCAGAGCGTACCCTTCCAACAGGCAGCGCTGCTGAGATCGCCCCGCCGCACTTCCCTGGACTCGGGCCACAGCGACCCCCCCACACCACCTATACCCCTTCCCCTACCTGGCGATGAGGGGGGGAGCCCGGCCTCTGGCTCCAGGGGGGGGTTTGTGCTGGCAGGCCCAGGTGACCCAGACGCAGCCTCCTCCAGAAAACGAACTCCAGTCACCGGGGGCTTCTTCCGCCGCTCTCTGCTGCTGAGTGGGCTTCGGGCAGGCGGGCGCAGGAGCTCACTGGGCAGCAAGCGGGGATCTTTGAGGAGCGAGGTGAGCAGCGAGGTGGGCAGCACAGGGCCTCCGGGCTCCGAGGCCAGCGAACCTCCAGCCCCGGTCCCTCCAGCACTCATTGAAGGCTCTGCTACTGAAGTGTACGCGGGCGAGTGGAGGGCTGATCGGCGCAGTGGCTATGGAGTGAGCCAGCGTTCCAATGGGCTGCGCTATGAGGGCGAGTGGCTTGGCAACCGGAGGCACGGCTACGGCCGTACCACCCGCCCTGATGGTTCTCGGGAGGAGGGCAAGTATAAACGCAACCGGTTGGTTCGAGGTGGACGGGTCCGCAGCCTCCTACCCCTGGCCCTGAGGAGGGGTAAGGTCAAGGAAAAGGTGGACCGTGCCGTAGAAGGTGCCCATCGGGCGGTGAGCGTAGCCCGCCAGCGCCAGGAGATTGCTGCTGCCAG GGCCGCAGATGCTCTCCTGAAGGCAGTGGCAGCAAGTAACACCGCAGAAAAAGCTGTGGAGGCAGCTCGAATGGCCAAACTGATGGCCCAGGACCTGCAGCCCATGTTGGATGCACCAG GCCGAAGACCCAGGCAAGACTCCGAAGGCACTGACACAGAGCTGCCTGACTGTGACAGCCCTGGGGTTTATGAGAATGGACTGACCCCTTCTGAGGGCACGCCAGAGTCTCCCAGCAGTCCTGTCTCCCCCTGTCAAACCTGGAGACACCCCACCCACCGTAGTCCTTTGCCCCCTAGGGATGATGGAGGCCACCTCTCTGGCCCCAAATCTTGGCCAGAGGAGTGGGGAGGCCCAAGTGGACCTGGAGAGGAGCTAGCTGGCTATGAGGCTGAGGATGAGGCTGGGGTACAGGGGCTAGGGGTTTGCAATGGCTCTCCCCTCCTTGGGGGCTCCAGCGACAGCTCTGGAAGTCTtcgggaagaagaaggagaggatgAGGAGTCCTTGCCCCACTCAGAACCTCCCCTAGACCCAGGGCTTGAGCCCACTGTCACCCCCATACTGAGGGGCACATCTGGAAGGACTCTGGAGGCAGAGAACCCGACAGAGGCACCAGAGGAGCCTGGTGCCACTGAAGAGCCTGCCCAACGG